In Salinibaculum sp. SYNS191, the genomic window TCGACCAGCGAGTCGGCGACTTCCACGTCCGGACGGCCACCCGTCTCGGCGTCGTACTCGACGGTGAACCCGTCGAGCGTGAGGTCGTCTGCGTGGACCGACATTCCCGACTCGCGTTGCTCCACTGTGACGTGTGCCCGGCGCTCGATGGCACACGGGACCGCCGGCTCCCCGTAGACGACGGCGTGTTCCCCGAAGAGATACACCTTCCCGGGGGCGCTCGATGTGACCATGCCTGCCCGTCCGGGGGCGAGGGTGTTTTAGATATCGGTATCGTACTTCAGGTAATTCCCGAGCCACCCGCCCAGCGCGCTCAGTCCCACCGTGTAGACGAGGACGAGGACGAACGCGAACGCGATGAAGACGAAGCCGAGGCCGCCGAAGGCCCGCGGCGCTCCCATTCCCGCCCCGCCAGTCAGCATGAACAGGAAGAACGGCCCGACGAACAGGAACAGCAACACGAGCGGGACGAGCGAGATGAGGCCGGCGTAGATGCCGACGCGGAGCCCGTCGTCGCGGGACCCGCCCTCCAGGTAGGCCGCCAGCGCACCGCCGAGGACGGGCGCGAACGGGACGAAGGAGGAGATGAGGATGTTCAGGAGGGCACCAATCAGGGCGTTGATGAGCGTGTCACCTTCAGCCATCGTCTGTATGTGCCACGCCGAACTATTTCAAGCCAGTGGGCGAGGCCCCCTGTTTCGAGGTAGCACTGCCGCTGGAGGGGCGAGGAAGCGTCGAAAACACGTACCCGAAACTCAGAGTTCGCTCTCGAAGTCTTCGAGAGCGTAGGTCGGCTCCGCGCCGCGGCGGTCCAGCGTCTCGTTGGCGAGCAGCCAGTAGACCACCGACAGGGCCTTGCGACCCTTGTTGTTGGTCGGGACCACGAGGTCGACGTTGCTCGTGGTGTTGTTGGAGTCGCACATCGCGATGACCGGGATGCCGACGGTGATGGCCTCCTTGACGGCCTGGGAGTCGCCGATGGGGTCGGTGACCACCACGACGTCCGGTTCGATGTAGCCGTCGTACTTGGGGTTGGTCAGCGTCCCCGGGATGAAGCGGCCGGTGCGGGCGCGTGCGCCCACGGCGTCGGCGAACTTCTCGGCCGGGAAGCGACCGTACTGGCGCGAGGAGGCCACGAGGATCTGCTCGGGCTCGTAGTTCGCCAGGAAGTCCGCGGCCGTGCGGATGCGCTGGTCGGTCATCGAGACGTCCAGCACGTAGAGACCGTCGGTCCGGACGCGGTGGATGAACCGCTCCATGTCCTTGGTCTTCTGCTGGGTCCCGATGTGGGCACCCGCCGCGAGGTAGTCCTCGACGGGGATGAGGAGGTCGGCCTCCTCGTCGGGCATCACGTCCTCGTCGAGGTCCGGGCCCGCGTCCTCTTCTGGTTCGGCCTCGGCTTCCGCGGCCTCGGCGTCCGGTGCGTCGTCCGTCTCGGCCTCGGCGTCGGCGTCCGCCTCGACCTCGTCTTCGACGGGGTCGACGTCGGACTCGTTCGCGTCGAGGCCTTCGTTCTCGTTTCCGCTCATGCGTTGTGTTCTATCCGTATGAGTTCGTTCAGCTTTGCCGTGCGCTCGCCGCCGACCGCGCCCGTCTTGATGTAGGGGGCGTCGGTCGCCACGGCGAGGTGTGCAATCGTCGTGTCCTCGGTCTCCCCGCTGCGGTGCGAGATGACCTGGTCGTAGCCGTTCTCGACCGCCAGTTCGACGGCGTCGACGGCGTCCGAGAGCGTTCCGATCTGGTTGGGTTTGACCAGGATGCTGTTTGCCGCACCCTCTTCGATGCCGGTCTCCAGGCGCTCGACGTTCGTCACGAACAGGTCGTCCCCGCAGACGAGCGTCCGGTCGCCGACCCGGTCGGTCAGGTCCGCGAACGCCTCGTAGTCGTTCTCGTCGAGCGGGTCCTCGACGTAGACGAGGTCGTACTCGTCGACGAGGTCCGCAACGTACTCGATTTGCTCCTCGGTGTCACGGACGCGCTCGCCGTAGACGTAGCCGTCCTCCTCGTCGTCGTACAGTTCCGCCCCGGCCATGTCCAGGCCGAAGCGGATCTCGAAGCCGACGTCGTCGCCGACCGTCTCGACAGCCTCGGCCATGATCTCGAAGGCGGCCGCGTCGTCGATAGAGGGTGCCCACGCGCCCTCGTCACCTTTGCCGCAGGGGACGCCGCGGTCGTCGAGGATGTCTGCGACCTCGCCGTGGACCGCCGCGTTGGCGAAGACGGCCTCCTCAACGGAGGGTGCGCCGACGGGCGCTGCCAGGAACTCCTGGATGTCCGTCGCGTCGGCCGCGTGTTCGCCGCCGCCGATGGCGTTGCCCAGCGGTGTCGGGAAAGTGTTCCCGCGGAAGGTGCCGCCCAGGTGCTGGAAGAGCGGGAGTCCGGCCACGTCCGCGCCGGCCTTGGCCGCGGCCATCGAGATAGCGACGGCGCTGTTGGCGCCGATCTGTGAGAAGTCGTCGGTGCCGTCGGCGGCGTGCAGTGCCGCGTCGACCTCGCGCTGGTCGCCGGCGTAGACCTCGCCGACGAGTCGCGGGACGGCCTCCTCGCGGGCGCTCGCGATGGCCTCGCTGGCCGGGAGTTCGATGGCCTCGTACTCGCCAGTGCTGGCACCGGAGGGTGCCTTGGCGCGGCCGAATCCGCCACTCTCCGTGTGGACGTCGGCCTCGACCGTCGCGTTGCCGCGGGAGTCGAGCACGCGGCGGAGAGCGACGTCCGTGACGAGCGTCACTCCCCGTCACCTCGCCGGACAGTGAAGGGCAGGACGCCCTCGTCGTACTCCTCGGCCGCGATGAGAATCGGCTGGGTCTGGTCGGTGTCGACGAGCACCGGCGCGCCGTAGGCCACCTGCAGGGCTCGCGCCCCGATGATGCGTGCCTTCTCGTAGCGGTTGCCCTTCCGTGCCATCATTGATAGGGTGCCACGATGTCGACCAGGTCCTTGTGCGAGACGAGCATCCGACGGCAGCAGTGGCGCTCGACGCCGAGTTCGTCGAGGACCTTCTCCGGGTCCTCCGGTTCCTCGGCTTCGCGCGTGCGTGCCTTGAACTCCTCCCAGTGTTCGCCCACGACATTGCCGCACGTGAAACAGCGGACTGGGACCATCATGTCTGTATCACCGGTAGGACTTCTGGTAGCGGGCCCGGGCGCCGGGGCCGCCCCACTTCTTGGATTCGCTCTGGCGCACGTCGTTGACGAGCAGCGACCGGTCGAACTCCATGTAGGCGTCCCGGAGTTCGGCGTCGTTGGTGTGCTGGACGAGTCCGCGGGCGATGGCTGTGCGGGCGGCGTCTGCCTGCCCCATCACGCCCCCGCCCTCGATGGACACTTCGACGTCCACGTCGTCGCGCAGCTCTTCGGCGGCGATGCGGAACGGCTCCAGCATCTTCAGCTGGGCCAGCTCCGGCTCGACCAGTTCGACCGGCCGGGAGTTGACGCGCACCTTGCCCGTCCCGTCCCGGATGGTCGCCCGTGCGATGGCTGTCTTCTTCTTGCCTGATGTGTTCGTTACCATGTGACGGATGCTCCGAGTGATTCGCTGACGTCCCCGAGGGGAACGAACTTGATGTTCGAGAGCCTGTCCAGCGACGTGTCGTCGAGGACCTCCGCGTCGTCGTAGGGGTTGCCCACGTAGACGCGGACGTTCTCGTAGGCTTCGCGACCGCGCTGTTTCTTGTACGGCAGCATGCCGCGAATCGCCCGTTTGAAGATGCGGTCCGGGCGCTTGGGGTACATCGGCCCGCGGTCCGAGCCGTGTTCCCGGCGCTCCTGGAACTTCTGTTTGACTGCTTCCTCGCGGCCGGTGACGACCGCGTTTTCGGCGTTGACCACGGCGACGCGCTCGCCGTCGAGTGCGCGCTGTGCGACCTGCGAGGCGACGCGGCCGAGGATGCAGTCCTGGGCGTCGACGACGACGTCGGCGTCGAACTCGGCGACGCTCATCGAATCACCCGCACGTTCGATCCCTCTGGGTTCTGTTCGAGTGCCTGTTCGAGTTTCATGGTATCGCCGACCTGTTCTATCTTCGTCTCGGCTGTGCCGGAGAAATCGACTGCTGCGACGGTGACGTCCTTCTGCAGGACGCCGCTGCCGAGCACCTTCCCGGGCACGACGACCGTCTCGTCCTCCCGTGCGTAGCGCTCGATGCGGCCGAGGTTCACCTCGGCGTGGGTCCGCCGGGGTTTCTCCAGGCGTTCGGCGACGTCGTTCCAGACGTCACCGCCCGACGCGCGGGCAGCCGACTTGAGATCAGCGATGAGACTACTGAGTCTCGGGTTCGTTTTGCTCATGACCTACCTCCTGAAAAGTGCAGGGAGCAGGATTTGAACCTGCGGACCCCTACGGGACAGCGCCCTGAACGCTGCGCCGTTGGCCAGACTTGGCTATCCCTGCTCGCATATGCTGGTATCGGGTGCCCCCTCAAACGGTTTTCGGTTCCGCCGGCCCCGCCGCTCTCCAGCGGGGCGGGCGTCGTGGTGAGGGAGCGTGTGTTCATCGTTACAACTGGACCGCTTCTTTCAGTTCCGTCGCGCGGGACTGGATGGAGCCGACGGCCTGCTCGACGAGTTCGTCCACGCTGAACGAGCCGTCGGTCTCGACGTGGAAGACGAAGGCTTCGGGCACGTCGGTCACTTCGACGTTCTTGCCGGGGTAGCGGTTCGAGAGGTCGTGGTCGAACGTCTCCGTCGCGACCAGTTCGCCGTCCTCCTCGATGACGCCGCGGAGGATGTGCGGTTCGTCCTCCTCGAACTCGCTCTTGTCGCCGACGACCTCCACCTGCTGGAGGTGGCGGTAGCCGACGGCCACGCCGCCCTGGTGTTTGGCGTGGTTGCGCCCCTTGTCGAGGACTGCGTCGGCCTCGAACTCCAGGCGCTGCCCCTCCTTGAGGTCGATGATGGGGATGTTGTCGTCCGCCGGCTGGACCATGCTGTCGCTGGAGACGATGTCCCCGGAGTACGCCGTGTCCGGGCCCTGTACGTCCAGCGACAGGGTCACTTCCTCGCCCTCCTCGAACTCGCCCGGTGGCGTCGTCAGCGGAATCAGCCCCAGGCGGAGCCCGATTTGCTCGTCGAACATCACGCTGGAGTTCTCGATGAACCGCACCGTGTCGATGCTGAACGTGGGGATGTCCGCGATCATCGCCCTGCGGATGCCGTTGGCGAACGCGGGCGTGATGGGGCGCACCACAAAGCGCGCCTCGCGCTCGGCCCGTTCGACGAACTCGACCTCGTAATCTGCTGCCATCGTTAGAATCCTGCGTTCTTGGGGCCGCGGGTCCCGTCGTGCGGAATCGGTGTGACGTCCTCGATGCGACCGATTTCGAGGCCGGCGCGGGCCAGCGCGCGAATCGTCGCCTGCGCGCCCGGCCCGGGGTTGGTCTGCTGGTTTCCGCCGGGGCCGCGAACGTTGACGTGGACGCCCTCGATGCCGCGGGCCTTGGCCTTCTCGGCGACGACCTCGGCCATCTGCATCGCGGCGTACGGCGACGCCTCGTCGCGGTTCTGCTTGACGACCGTCCCGCCGCTGGACTTCGCGATGGTCTCGGCGCCGGTCTGGTCGGTGATGGTGATGATGGTGTTGTTGAACGATGCGTGCACGTGGGCGACGCCCCACTTGGACTCGGGTTCGTCTGCCATGTTATTGGTCCTCCGCTCGTTCGGGATGCAGTTCGTCGGTCAGCGGCGACGCGCTGTCGAAGGCCACTGTGTCCTCCTCGTCCACGTCGACCGTGTACGAGGGAATCTGGACGCGGCTGCCGTCGACGGTGATGTGGCCGTGCGTGATGAACTGTCGCGCCTGCTTGGTGGTGTTGGCCAGGCCCTTGCGGTAGGCGACCGTCTGCAGGCGGCGTTCGAGCACGTCGGTGATGTCGAGCGACAGGACGTCGTCCAGGGAGTCCTCGGCACCCAGCACGCCGGTGCGCTGGAGCTTCGCCAGGAACTCGTCGGCTTCCTGCCCGGCGGCCTCTGCGTCACCCTGCGTGCGGCCGAGCAGCTTTCGCGCCTCGCGGCGGTAGTTGCGCAGTTCGGACTGGGCGCGCCAGAGTTCCTCCTTGTTCTTGAGGCCGTACTTGCCGAGGAGACCGGACTCCTCCGCGATACGTTCGCCCTGGTAGGGGTGGTTCGGCGTCTCGTAGTACTTTGTGTTGCTACCGAGCGCCATTATTCCTCATCCCCCTCGGCGGCCGCTTCCTCCGCCTGCTCTTCCTTGATGGCCTCGACGTTGACACCGATGGTGCCCTCCGTCCGGCCGGTGGACTTGGTGCGCTGGCCGCGGACCTTCTGTCCGCGCTTGTGGCGCGTGCCCTTGTAGGAGTCTATCATCTTCATGCGGTTGATGTCCTGACGGCGGGTCAGTTCGAGGTCGTTGCCGATCTCGTGGGTGGTCTCGCCGGCGAAGAAGTCGTTCCGGTGGTTCGCGAGCCACTCGGGGACCTCCTCGGCGAAGCCTTCCACGAGGTCGACGACAGCCTCGATGTCGTCGTCGTCGAGCGCGCCGAAGGTCGCCCGGCGGTCGACGTCTGCCTTGTCAGCGATGAGCCGCGCCGCGCGGTGGCCGATGCCTTTCATCTCTGTCAGCGAGCGCTCGACGGACTTGGTGCCGTCGAGGTCTGTCTGACCGATGCGGACGAAGTAACGAATGTCCTCCTCGTCCTCGTCCGCTTGTTCGGGTTCTTCTGCACTCATATGTATGGATGTGTGTGCACGTCGTGGCGGGGATTCGAACCCCGGAGGCTGTACGCCACAGAGTTAGCAACCCTGCGCCTTGGGCCAGGCTTGGCTACCACGACACGCTTGCCTTGTTGTGCGCCCGGCCGGTCGGGCCGCGCGCTCTGGTACTCGCGCCCGCTCGGGCGGACTCGGGGCGCCTCGCCCCTACACGAGTTGTACTCATGAATCCCCGCCCGGCATATAAAAACGCAACGGATGGCGCCGAGCGTGGCACACTATCGCACTGGCGCCTGGCGGGCTCACTCGCGGGCGTTCGCACCAATCCGCCGGACGACGTCCACGAGCTGGCCCAGTCCCGCCCGGACGTCGTCGTCTCTGAACGCCCGAAGCAGTCCGAGCAGTCCCAACGGTTCGGGGTCCTCGTCGCTCCGGAAGGCCCCGAGGCCGGCGTCGACCGTTTCGACCACGTCGGGGTTCCCGACCGTCGCCCCCAGCGCCATCGCACGGCCGAGCCCCTGTCCCATCTCGTAGGGGTCGACGTCTGTCTCCTCCTGGGCGTCGACGAAGCCCGCCAGCACGAGGCGGAGGTCGGCGATGGGACTCCGGGCGTCGGCGGCGGCCGACCGCAACTCGGGGACCAGGTCCTGGAGGAGCCCGTGGCTCGCGTCCAGGAGGTCGAGCAGTTCGATGAACGTGTCAGTGTTCTCGCCGAGTTTGCGGAGCAACACGAGCGTCTCCTCGCGTTCGAGTGCCAGCCGGAGTTCGGCCATGGGGTGGCGCGCGTCGCTGGCCGCCGCCTGGAGCTGTGGGGCGAGGTCGTCGGCGAGCCGCTTGCTCGCGGCGGCAACCTCGACGAGTTCGGCCAGTTCGTCGGCGTTGTGTCCCACCGCTTCGAGGAGTTCCAGCGTCTCCTCGCGCTCCAGCGCGAGACGTACGTCCGCGAGTGGTTCCCGGAGGTCCGTCGCCGCCTCCCTGGCCTCCGGCGAGAGGTCGTCGCCGAGTTGCTTGGTGACGACGACCAGTTCGACGAGTTCGCGGAGTTCGTCCGCGTTGGCCTCGATCGACGCCACGAGCGCGCGCGTCTCGGGGTCCAGGTCGAGCGCCGTCGTCTCCGTGACTCGGTCGTCTGTCTCGGACATGGTCAGGGCACCGGGTCGTACCCGCGCATCCACATGTTCCAGTACATCGGGGGGATGACGTTGACGTCGAGGACCCAGTTCGAGCGCGTCTCGACGGGCGCTGCAATCGGGTCCTCGTAGTCGAACTCGGCAATCATCGCCTTTCCCTCCTCCGTGAGGAGCGGACACGCCGTGTAGCCGTCGTAGGTGTCCGTGAGCCGCCGCCCCGCCATCGCCGCGTCGAGGTTGTTCACCAGCACGTGAACCTGTTTGCGGACGGCCGAAGCGGTCCGCGAGGTCGGCAGGTTCGAGTTGTCGCCGATGGCGAAGACGTCGTCGTAGTCGACGTGCTGGAGGGTGTGTTTGTCGACGGTGACGTACTCGCCGTCGGTCAGCGGCGAGTGGTCCACGAGCGCCTCCCGGCCGTACTGCGGCGGAACGGGCGCGTAGAGGTCGTACTCGACCTCGCGGCCGTCTTCCGCGACGACACGGTCGTTCTCGTAGTCGATTTCCTCGACCGCGAACTCCGGGAGGAACTCGATGTCACGCTCGTCCCAGAGTTCCTCGAGCTTGTCGTTGTAGTGGGCTTTCGGCGATGGCGGCGTCCCGAACGGCGCTTCGGCCGGCTTGGCGACGGCGATGTCGACGTCTTCGCGGATGCCGATGTCCCGGAAGTAGTCGTCGGCGAGCATCGCCATCTTCAGCGGCGCGCCGCCGCACTTGATGGGCGTCTCGGGGACGGTCACGAGAAACTGACCGCCGTCGAAGTCCCGGACGGCCTCCCGGAGTTCCACGGCAGCGTCGTAGTGATAGAAGGGATAGACGGCCTCCGTCTCCTCCCATGCCGCTCGCATCCCCGGCACCGACTCCGGTGCGAGGCGGTTCCCCAGTGCCGTGACGAGGTAGTCGTACGCCAGCGTCTCGCCGTCCGTCGCGACGGTCCGGGCCTCCGGGTCGACGCCCTCGACACTGGCCTGGACGAACTCGACGTCCCGCCGCAGCAACGACTCGACCGGCCGATGCTGGTTCTCCGGCTCCATGTGCCCGAAGGGGATGAGGTAGTACGAAGGCTGGTAGTGGTGCTCGGGACTCTGGTCGACGACCGTAATCTCGACGTCGCGGTCGAGTTTCCGGTCCAGCATGTTCGCTGCCATCGTCCCGCCTGTGCCTGCGCCGAGAACGAGTATCTGTGTCGCACCCATTATATTGTGGTTATTATACAATACACAAAAATCCTTGGTTCCCCACCGTGTCGGAGTAGTCGCTCTTTGCCCGTCCGTCACCGACCGCCGGTACGGCCGGAATCCGGTTCGGCAGGAGACGCTAAACTCCCTAGAAAATCAAATTTCGCGATGTGTCAGTCACGAGCCGGGCGAACAGGAGATTGCCGCTGAGCTTGGATTCGGCCCACAGCAGGGCTGGCTCGGCTCTCGGTGCGTGGGAATGGGCGGAATTGATATTGCACGAACTTCGAAGTATCAAAGTGCCACGATGGCCTCACAAGAGCAACTCGAACAGCCAGGTCTCGGTGACTCGTTCCCCAGGGTGACGGTGCAGACCTCCGACGAAAACGACGTCGCCGTCCCCGGCGACTGGCCGAACAACGAGGAGTTCGGTGACAGAGTGCTGTCGAAACCGCCGTCCGACGTCGCCACTGCGAGGCAGCGACTGGCCGACGACGACGGGGACTGTTACGACTGGTGGTTCTGTCTGCAGGACCTGGAGTGAGTCCTCACTGGACAGGGTCGCCGTAGCCGGCGACGTAGTCGCCGCCCAGTGAGGGAGTCCACAGGGCCGTGAGTCGACGGTCTGTCCGGGAGCAATATTGGAACGTCGCTTGACGGTCGAGGACACAATCCTTATCGCTTCGCCGCCGCGTACCAACTGCCATGACAGCAGTCCCTCCCACGGAGGAGGACGTCCGCGGGGCGCTGGCCGCAGTCGAGGACCCGGACCTCGGCGACGACATCGTCTCGCTCGGTCTCGTGAACAGCATCGAAATCGACGAGGCGGCGGAGACGGTCCACATCGACCTCGCGCTCGGCGCGCCCTACTCGCCGACGGAGACCGCGATGGCGGGCAACGTGCGCGAGGCCCTCGCCGACCTCGACTACGAAATCGACCTCTCGGCCAGCATCGACCGGGGACTTGACCCGGAGGACGAGGTACTCCCCAACGTCGAGAACGTCATCGCGGTCGCCTCGGGCAAAGGCGGGGTCGGCAAGTCCACCGTCGCGGTGAACCTCGCGGCCGGACTCGCCGACATGGGTGCCCGCGTCGGTCTCTTCGATGCCGACGTCTACGGGCCGAACGTGCCGCGGATGGTCGACGCAGACGAGCCCCCGCGCGCGAACGAGGACGAGGAGATCGTCCCCCCCGAGAAGTTCGGGATGAAACTGATGAGCATGGACTTCCTCGCGGGCGAGGACGACCCGGTCATCTGGCGCGGTCCGATGGTCCACAACCTCCTCACGGAGTTCTGGGAGAACGTCGTCTGGGGGCACCTGGACTACATGATAGTCGACCTCCCGCCGGGCACCGGCGACACGCAACTCACGCTCCTGCAGAGCGTCCCCGTCTCCGGCGCGGTCATCGTCACGACGCCCCAGGAAGTCGCGCTGGACGACGCCCGGAAGGGACTCAAGATGTTCGGCCGCCACGACACCGCCGTCCTCGGCATCGTCGAGAACATGTCGAGTTACCACTGCCCCGACTGTGGCTCGGAGCACGCCATCTTCGGCGAGGGCGGCGGCCAGCGCCTCGCGTCCGAGGTCGACATGCCCTTCCTCGGTGACATTCCGCTGGACCCGTCCATCCGCGAGGGCGGCGACGAGGGCCGTCCGATGGTCCTTGCCGACGGCGAGACGAGCGAGGCGCTGCGCGAGTTCGCGAACAAGACGGCGAACATGCAGGGTATCGTCCACCGCCGACGCGTCAGCGGACGGTAGTCACTCCTCGGGAACCCAGTCCGGCCGTTCGACGTCCGCGGAACCGACGTCGGTCACGCTGTAAGTCATCCGTCGCCAGTAGTCGTCGTTCGACTTCGTGACGTTCAGGGACGCAACGTAGCCCTCGCGGGTGACGACGACGGTTCCGCTCGCCTCGTTCGCCGGAATCCGGTCCGGGTCCGCGAGGCCGGTGACGGTGTACTCGACGGCGGTCGTCCCCTCCACGAGGACGGTGTCGCTGGCGCTGAGAGTGACGCCGTCGAGCGGCCGGCTCAGGGTCTCCCGCTCGACCGTTCCGACGTCGTTCATCTCCCAGGCCTCGTTCGCTCTCGTGACCAGTTCCCCAGTGGTCAGGTCGTACTCGAAGACGCCGGCGTCGCTGTAGTACACACTGACGTCGTTGTCGAAGGTCGTATCGACGAACCGCAGTGACGCGGTTCCGGCGTCCGCATCGACTCGGCGCACAATCGTCCGGTTGTATTCACCGTCCAACGTGACTGCACGCGCCGTCCGGGAGACGCCGGCGACGGCGTCCCGGTGCGTCGCGACTGCGTCACTGACGTCCTCGATGCCGTCCTGGGACCAGCCAGAGGGGTACGAGAAGTTCTCGACCGAGACGGTCGGGGTCTGCGCTCCACCGTCCGTGGCCGGCAGGCCACTGCAACCGGCGAGCAGGAGGGCGAGGACCAGAACGCCCGTCCACAGTCGGCGGGGAGAGCGATGGGACATAGCGGGCGGTGACTCTCGCGAACGCTAAATCTTGTCGTTTGGGCCGAACGTTAGCAAGCACAGACCTCCGGTGTGGCAGTCGCCGACTCAATCCGCCGCTTCCGGTTCGGGCATCGCGCCGAGGTCCTCCAGCGTCCACTGGATGACCCGGGCCTCGATCAGGTCGCGGTCCTCCGGGCTCTCGCCGGCTTCGAACGCCGCAAGCGTCTCGCGGGCAGCGGCCAGCATCTCGCGTTCCTTGGCGCGCTGGTCCTGGCGCTCCGTGCTGGCGTTCGTCAGCGCGTCGAAATCCTCCCGGAGGTCGAAGTCCGCACAGGCGGCGTTGCAGCGACCGATGGGGTTCATCCCCGTCTCCAGCACGAGGTCTCGGACCGTCACCCAGTCCCCGTCACAGAAGTACAGCGACACCTCGCCGATGACGTCCCGCCAGGAGATGCGGCCGCTGCGCGCCATCGCCTCGATGGCCCGCGGTGGGAGGTCCAGGCGGTGGCTCGTCTCCGGGTGCTGACAGAGACAACATGGTCGCTGGCGCTTGCCCGTGTACATGGACGCCTCTCAGGACTGGACGACATTGAGAGTAGTGGTCGGAATTCAGGCGACAGCCAGGAAGAGCAGGAACAGCGTGCCCAGCAACACGGCGACGACGAGGAAGGTGGCCTGTCCGATGTTGGCCTGCAGTTCGGGATGCAGTTCCTCGTCGCCGTTGGCCCGCGTCCGCTCGGGGAGCAGCCACGGCGCAGTCATCGACAGCGCCGGGACGGGGTGGCGGAACATCCAGACCGTCGTGTTGGCGGTGCGGACCACGAAGCGGTCGACGGCGGCGTACAGCTCGGTCACGGCGACGACAAGCGCGCGGGTGCCGAAGAAGCTCGCGCGGTTGTAGACGTAGTCGATGTCCGGGACGGCACCGCCGACGCGCTCCAGCGGGCGCTTGACGGCGACGAAGGCGACGAGTCCGATGAGGGCGAGGCCGAACCCTTCGACGAGGTGCCCCTCCGTAAAGACGGTGTAGTCGAGCGAGTCACCGCCGGGTAGCAGCGAGAACAGTGCGCCGTGGGCGAACCCGTAGTACACACAGAGGATGGCGACGGTCGCCATCGCCACCAGTTGCCCGAGGTTGAGTTCCCGTCCCGAGACGGTCTGCTGGGCCTCTCCGTGGAAGAAGGCGTAGTAGCCGAACTTGATGAACGACATGAACGTCCCGACACCTCCGAGCAGGAGGATGTACCACAGCGCGTCCATGTGTTCCTTGTGCGAGGCCGCGATGACCATGCCCTTGCTGACGAAGCCGTTGAAACCGGGGAACCCGGAGATAGAGAGCGCTGCCACGGCGAAGATGACCGCCGTAATCGGCATCTCCCGCCAGAGGCCGCCGAGTTTCTTGAGGTCCGACGTGTCGGTCCGGTAGATGATGGCGCCGGCACACATGAACAGCAGTGCCTTGTAGAGGATGTGGTTGAAGACGTGGGCGAACGCGCCAGCGGACGCCAGTGCAGTCCCGATGCCGACGCCGGCGACCATGTACCCGACCTGGGACTGGATGTGGTAGGAGAGGAGGCGGCGCATGTCGTTTTGCACGAGCGCGAAGGCGGCACCGAAGACGGTCATCAGCCCGCCCATGTACGCCAGCCAGAGGGAGCCCTCGGGGAAGGCACGACCGAGCGCGTAGACGCCGGTCTTCGTGGTGTAGACACAGAGGAAGACGCTGGCAGCGATGTGCGGACGCGGGTAGGTGTCCGGTAGCCAGACGTGGAAGCCGATGTAGCCGACGTTGACGCCGAACCCGAGCGCGTAGAACGCCGCGGGAATGCCGGGCGCGATGCCGTCGGTGGCGGTGAACAGGAACGAGCCGACCTCGACGTAGTGCCAGATGATGCCCGCCAGCACGAGGCTGCCGCCGAGGCCGTGCCAGAGCGCGTACCGGAAGCCCGCCCGGACCGCGCGGCCGCCGTAGTCCCAGACCAGCAGCGTCGACGCGACGGCCATCAGTTCGACGAAGAAGACGAACGTGAGCCAGTCGCCGGCGAAGGCGGCCCCGAGGCTGGTCCCGACGTAGCCCAGCGCGTAGGCCGTCTGGCGGTTGCTCGCGTCGGTCGCGTACGAGTAGAGCACGGCGATGCCCCCGATGAACGCGAAGATGATGCCCATCAGCCGGGAC contains:
- a CDS encoding DUF5518 domain-containing protein, translated to MAEGDTLINALIGALLNILISSFVPFAPVLGGALAAYLEGGSRDDGLRVGIYAGLISLVPLVLLFLFVGPFFLFMLTGGAGMGAPRAFGGLGFVFIAFAFVLVLVYTVGLSALGGWLGNYLKYDTDI
- the rpsB gene encoding 30S ribosomal protein S2 — encoded protein: MSGNENEGLDANESDVDPVEDEVEADADAEAETDDAPDAEAAEAEAEPEEDAGPDLDEDVMPDEEADLLIPVEDYLAAGAHIGTQQKTKDMERFIHRVRTDGLYVLDVSMTDQRIRTAADFLANYEPEQILVASSRQYGRFPAEKFADAVGARARTGRFIPGTLTNPKYDGYIEPDVVVVTDPIGDSQAVKEAITVGIPVIAMCDSNNTTSNVDLVVPTNNKGRKALSVVYWLLANETLDRRGAEPTYALEDFESEL
- the eno gene encoding phosphopyruvate hydratase, with protein sequence MTLVTDVALRRVLDSRGNATVEADVHTESGGFGRAKAPSGASTGEYEAIELPASEAIASAREEAVPRLVGEVYAGDQREVDAALHAADGTDDFSQIGANSAVAISMAAAKAGADVAGLPLFQHLGGTFRGNTFPTPLGNAIGGGEHAADATDIQEFLAAPVGAPSVEEAVFANAAVHGEVADILDDRGVPCGKGDEGAWAPSIDDAAAFEIMAEAVETVGDDVGFEIRFGLDMAGAELYDDEEDGYVYGERVRDTEEQIEYVADLVDEYDLVYVEDPLDENDYEAFADLTDRVGDRTLVCGDDLFVTNVERLETGIEEGAANSILVKPNQIGTLSDAVDAVELAVENGYDQVISHRSGETEDTTIAHLAVATDAPYIKTGAVGGERTAKLNELIRIEHNA
- a CDS encoding DNA-directed RNA polymerase subunit K, which produces MARKGNRYEKARIIGARALQVAYGAPVLVDTDQTQPILIAAEEYDEGVLPFTVRRGDGE
- a CDS encoding DNA-directed RNA polymerase subunit N → MMVPVRCFTCGNVVGEHWEEFKARTREAEEPEDPEKVLDELGVERHCCRRMLVSHKDLVDIVAPYQ
- a CDS encoding 30S ribosomal protein S9, with product MVTNTSGKKKTAIARATIRDGTGKVRVNSRPVELVEPELAQLKMLEPFRIAAEELRDDVDVEVSIEGGGVMGQADAARTAIARGLVQHTNDAELRDAYMEFDRSLLVNDVRQSESKKWGGPGARARYQKSYR
- a CDS encoding 50S ribosomal protein L13 gives rise to the protein MSVAEFDADVVVDAQDCILGRVASQVAQRALDGERVAVVNAENAVVTGREEAVKQKFQERREHGSDRGPMYPKRPDRIFKRAIRGMLPYKKQRGREAYENVRVYVGNPYDDAEVLDDTSLDRLSNIKFVPLGDVSESLGASVTW
- a CDS encoding 50S ribosomal protein L18e, whose amino-acid sequence is MSKTNPRLSSLIADLKSAARASGGDVWNDVAERLEKPRRTHAEVNLGRIERYAREDETVVVPGKVLGSGVLQKDVTVAAVDFSGTAETKIEQVGDTMKLEQALEQNPEGSNVRVIR
- a CDS encoding DNA-directed RNA polymerase subunit D, with the protein product MAADYEVEFVERAEREARFVVRPITPAFANGIRRAMIADIPTFSIDTVRFIENSSVMFDEQIGLRLGLIPLTTPPGEFEEGEEVTLSLDVQGPDTAYSGDIVSSDSMVQPADDNIPIIDLKEGQRLEFEADAVLDKGRNHAKHQGGVAVGYRHLQQVEVVGDKSEFEEDEPHILRGVIEEDGELVATETFDHDLSNRYPGKNVEVTDVPEAFVFHVETDGSFSVDELVEQAVGSIQSRATELKEAVQL
- a CDS encoding 30S ribosomal protein S11, yielding MADEPESKWGVAHVHASFNNTIITITDQTGAETIAKSSGGTVVKQNRDEASPYAAMQMAEVVAEKAKARGIEGVHVNVRGPGGNQQTNPGPGAQATIRALARAGLEIGRIEDVTPIPHDGTRGPKNAGF
- a CDS encoding 30S ribosomal protein S4 → MALGSNTKYYETPNHPYQGERIAEESGLLGKYGLKNKEELWRAQSELRNYRREARKLLGRTQGDAEAAGQEADEFLAKLQRTGVLGAEDSLDDVLSLDITDVLERRLQTVAYRKGLANTTKQARQFITHGHITVDGSRVQIPSYTVDVDEEDTVAFDSASPLTDELHPERAEDQ